The following proteins are co-located in the Besnoitia besnoiti strain Bb-Ger1 chromosome Unknown contig00007, whole genome shotgun sequence genome:
- a CDS encoding uncharacterized protein (encoded by transcript BESB_074900), whose amino-acid sequence MIVYMCVVVHVDLLVTWLLEQHASFMGDSTETVVDEQTTGPFVTVPTTLRPRKPRSPRPPPPPVPEEDQVVLNPAHFGHFLHPAGVPVLLQEEFPETPPAPPPSSSPSPAPPPASLSLPAASPAVLSPLSATPPLDPLALRVPVGGSSAEPPLPPPPTTLEAATPEAAAAAAAPSLAPAAELAGHAGFASEAHANGKKHLPRPPVSGQVRFGGEPAREGAGGPTGEASQDSSGKVADKNDSPERNGEQRAEAEPERSEDDIFIDDPFFGDEKLFNFAGELIAIGEEPVAPVAQERDKAIGEKEQASAYENAQDSPPADRTEEAKGHNDTYGQSETHAGIETHTTARGEEATPSSPFPNFGSMLHALNDIIDTGHVHVAGRASAARRDIRLNFEAGVQ is encoded by the exons ATGATTGTTTATATGTGTGTGGTTGTACACGTGGACTTGCTTGTCACGTGGCTCCTTGAGCAGCATGCTTCGTTCATGGGCGATTCAACTG AAACCGTGGTGGATGAGCAAACTACAGGCCCCTTCGTGACCGTCCCGACaactctgcggccgcgcaaaCCTCGAA gtccgcgcccgccaccgccgccAGTTCCAGAAGAGGATCAGGTCGTTTTAAATCCAGCACACTTTGGTCACTTCCTCCACCCTGCAGGCGTGCCTGTGCTTCTGCAAGAAGAGTTTCCAGagacgcctccggcgcctccgccgtcttcctccccTTCACCCGCACCGCCTCCGGCTTCGCTGTCCCTcccggctgcgtcgcctgcggtgctgtcgcctctctccgccacGCCACCTCTGGATCCTCTGGCGCTGAGAGTTCCGGTCGGCGGAAGCTCCGCAGAGCCCCCTTTACCTCCGCCGCCCACGAccctcgaggcggcgactccagaagcggccgccgccgccgcggcgccaagtctcgcgcccgcagctgAGCTTGCAGGCCACGCGGGCTTCGCGTCTGAGGCTCATGCGAATGGAAAGAAACatctgccgcgcccgccagtATCGGGGCAAGTGCGCTTTGGAGGAGAACCTGCACgtgaaggcgcgggcggcccAACAGGCGAAGCATCCCAAGATTCGTCTGGGAAGGTGGCAGACAAAAATGATAGCCCAGAGAGGAACGGGGAACAAAGAGCTGAAGCCGAACCGGAacgcagcgaggacgacaTCTTCATCGACGACCCCTTTTTTGGAGACGAAAAGCTCTTCAACTTCGCCGGAGAGCTCATCGCGATCGGGGAGGAGCCCGTGGCGCCTGTGGCGCAAGAGCGCGACAAAGCGATTGGAGAAAAggagcaggcgagcgcgtATGAAAACGCCCAGGACAGTCCCCCCGCGGACCGAACGGAAGAGGCAAAGGGGCACAACGACACGTACGGACAGTCTGAGACACATGCAGGCATAGAAACGCACACcacagcgcgcggcgaggaggccacgccctcgtcgcctttcCCGAATTTCGGCTCGATGCTCCACGCGCTAAACGACATCATCGATACTGGCCATGTCCACGTAGCGGGTAGAGCGTCAGCTGCCCGCAGAGACATTAGGCTTAACTTTGAGGCCGGAGTTCAATGA
- a CDS encoding uncharacterized protein (encoded by transcript BESB_074890): MTPHCSSPVGGGSSVERRRRRPRRGHRSRPDLHPHLGGTESHGDGVGSSPLRGATSQPPDEANVFLVSDARATPGDENGKQRAVAVDVTGTGDAEDLQEERRRETVAHPHHAYPSSELAALSAAVWSATRGSPPASRDAREVTSTLGETSLTADVFSSSALSSPPPSDSAVFVSSSSLSSPTPRTPPSLLPSSLPPAAPPSGAVRAPPPAPVSLLPVLSASSCAAEPRAELGEDSALPPQVCVRVEADNRQDNPSTDSSDGSYILLHDGEQKRSLMTAGALAASPHLRHRSAHSGLQGFAAEEPSTRAPPQLAFQEEASAVPPPRPSCFFASLLSAASPHRRHWRARHRDELPAGFEASGRSEGAHGAQAGDVERGGRGGRFDGLPFVAASGGRRRRSSWRRELRALCAVVMAFLKACWVCLKILWERSARWIARNDALVRIVGYTLLLLITSTGNIICFKKMIDKMPNYSPFITQVTTVVFVPVFFSLTVYTDFSGGISQEMKDFPKRNFAIMGFLDSFSGVMAIIGAVHTTGTTQVVLQQSCIVFSLFASISMLRKRFHLAHYLGACVIILGVLFVKLPELLHPLPDGGNDLFFFNLLYLLSNMPAAVSCVFKEVAFRGVEMDVNFLQAWVALFQFVIGFLVLPLSALPMLGPQRVPLTELPASLWNGLRCLFGYDTIVTNCGAGGQPPCDSCAGAGSFVGMYLAFNILYNMFITLVVKNGGAALTFLVSTLRLPVTAIAFCSHAIMGDSAVPAKARDFYGLLILILGLAIYRAGSVMKKRARHRAALAARGLAVPGFDSRRASAREEQDVGSVFVEAVFAAGEVDACDGEEDSESDEDGSEVEVHPVFTSVITPEPPQVRVHAPHHAHGDSGYHKLLPGAPPPAVFTPCSRPAAAFSGDTSWRCQDRRGVASRERSGSPGAFPVDEETGFANGAGVLGSPDASSSLLYDARSSSVGYMPPSLPPVAHSPAQSRGCSNGKKR; encoded by the exons ATGACGCCTCACTGCTCCTCTCCGGTGGGGGGAGGCTCTTCCGTcgagcgccgaaggcggcgaccgcggcggggtCACAGATCGCGGCCTGACCTGCATCCTCATCTTGGTGGCACGGAGTCTCATGGCGATGGAGTCggctcgtctccgctgcgcggtGCCACTTCTCAGCCTCCAGACGAGGCGAACGTTTTCTTGGTCTCCGACGCGAGGGCAACTCCCGGAGACGAAAATGGGAAACAGAGAGCGGTCGCAGTCGACGTAACAGGCACCGGAGATGCTGAAGATCTCCaggaagagaggcgacgcgagacgGTCGCGCATCCACACCATGCATATCCTTCTTCTGAGCTTGCGGCGCTGTCGGCAGCTGTCTGGAGTGCGACCCGTGGAAGCCCGCCCGCTTCTCGCGACGCGCGTGAAGTGACATCGACTCTGGGTGAAACCTCGCTCACGGCAGACGTgttctcttcctccgcgttgtcgtctccgcctccttccgACTCTGCGGTCTttgtctcgtcgtcgtcgctctcctcgccgacgcctcgaacgccgccttcgctcctcccctcttcgctgccgcccgcggcgcctccgtcagGCGCAGTcagggcgcctccgccggctccTGTCTCCTTGCTGCCGGTCTTATCGGCCTCCTCATGCGCTGCAGaaccgcgcgcggagctcggcGAGGAttccgcgctgccgccgcaggtctgcgtgcgcgtggagGCAGACAACCGGCAGGACAACCCCTCGACAGACAGCAGCGATGGGAGCTACATTCTGTTGCATGATGGTGAGCAGAAACGGAGTCTGATGACGGCGGGAGCCTTGGCGGCGAGTCCGCATCTGAGACACCGAAGTGCACATTCTGGACTGCAGGGCTTCGCTGCCGAAGAGCCGTCGACACGCGcccctccgcagctcgccttccaggaggaggcctctgcagttccgccgccgcgtccttcctgcttcttcgcctccctcctcagcgccgcgtctccccaCCGCAGACATTGGCGGGCGCGACACCGGGATGAGCTCCCCGCGGGCTTTGAGGCCTCTgggcgcagcgaaggagcccacggcgcgcaggcgggggacgtcgagagaggaggccggGGAGGCCGTTTTGACGGTCTGCCTTTCGTCGCCGCaagcggagggaggagacgaagaagcagctggcgacgcgaGCTGAGGGCCCTCTGTGCAGTGGTGATGGCGTTTCTCAAGGCCTGCTGGGTGTGTCTGAAGATCCTGTGGGAACGCTCGGCTCGGTGGATCGCGCGAAATGACGCCCTCGTCCGGATTGTCGGCTACACGCTTCTCCTTCTCATCACATCGACCGGCAATATCATCTGCTTCAA AAAGATGATTGACAAGATGCCAAACTACAGCCCGTTCATCACGCAGGTCACCACAGTCGTCTTCGTCCcagttttcttctctctcaccGTGTACACCGACTTCTCGGGAGGCATATCTCAG GAGATGAAGGATTTCCCGAAGCGGAATTTCGCAATTATGGGATTTCTGGACTCCTTCTCAGGCGTCATGGCAATCATCGGCGCTGTGCATACTACGG GGACGACTCAAGTTGTGCTCCAGCAGAGCTGCATCGTTTTCAGCCTCTTTGCCTCAATCTCGATGCTGCGGAAGAG GTTCCATCTGGCGCACTACCTGGGCGCCTGCGTGATTAttctcggcgtcctcttcgtcaaGCTGCCGGAGCTGCTGCATCCCTTGCCCGACGGCGGCAACgacctcttcttcttcaatCTCCTGTACCTTCTCAGCAACATG ccggcagccGTGTCGTGCGTGTTCAAGGAGGTTGCGTTTCGGGGCGTAGAAATGGACGTCAATTTTCTTCAGGCCTGGGTGGCGCTTTTTCAATTCGTCATCGGCTTCCTCGTGCTCCCACTGAGTGCCCTGCCGATGCTCGGGCCCC AGCGCGTGCCATTGACTGAACTGCCAGCGAGTCTATGGAATGGACTGCGGTGCCTCTTTGGCTACGACACTATTGTCACG AattgcggcgccggcggccaaCCTCCCTGCgacagctgcgcgggcgcgggg AGCTTCGTCGGCATGTATCTGGCCTTTAACATTCTCTACAACATGTTCATCACGCTG gtggTGAAAaatggaggcgcagcgctgaCGTTCCTGGTGTCCACGCTGCGTCTCCCCGTGACGGCCATCGCCTTCTGCTCACATGCAATCATG GGTGACAGCGCAGTtcctgcgaaggcgagagatTTCTACGGGCTG CTGATCTTGATCCTCGGACTGGCGATCTACCGCGCGGGAAGCGTTATGAAAAA gcgggcgcggcaccgagcggcgctggcggctcgcggctTGGCGGTCCCGGGCTTCGACAGCCGacgggcgtctgcgcgcgaagagcaggACGTTGGTTCCGTTTTCGTGGAGGCCGTTTTTGCAGCGGGCGAAGTCGATGCATgtgacggcgaagaagactcgGAGTCAGACGAAGACGGCTCAGAAGTCGAGGTTCATCCTGTCTTCACGTCGGTCATTACTCCCGAG CCTCCTCAGGTCCGCGTACACGCGCCGCATCATGCGCATGGCGACAGCGGCTACCACAA ACTCCTCCCTGGAgcaccgccgcccgcggtTTTCACGCCGTGCTCTAG GCCAGCAGCGGCTTTCTCAGGCGACACTTCATGGCGCTGTCAAGACCGCAGAGGAG TagcctcgcgcgagcggTCAGGTAGCCCAGGCGCCTTTCCGGTggacgaagagacaggctTTGCAAACGGCGCTGGCGTCCTGGGTTCGCCGGATGcatcgtcgtcgctgctgtacgacgcgcgaagcagcagtGTCGGCTACATGCCTCCGTCATTGCCACCGGTCGCGCATTCACCCGCGCAAAGTAGAGGCTGCTCCAACGGCAAAAAGAGATGA
- a CDS encoding uncharacterized protein (encoded by transcript BESB_074910) produces the protein MRQQRTDGNGGMGQDKGENHTGNDAHIEMDATCKDFTRSTSHAAESDQSAPLPALPQNSTTNRETSTGCACSPCYTAAPLAPSCSLDFSARVASSSSLAVSVGHLKHENHPPESGQRRESSESHSGSPTATDGNPAVASLYPKSSEDISDWTAIATHLFLLFFLFVVVGLFFFSSPWSLPPFLPLPSIHALGGRFADFLQVAVSLPQRIHSFYVTRVDPTPLRSFSIACLDPRQVPAPLRVDSPPFLAAVLSRLFHVYSYLRQALSWPGAVPLPLCETALRPSYDFVIIGSGTAGSVVAGRLASALAAASTPSSSYAASGVSSGGSVLLIEAGSLPDLRVFSPHVIPLMTLENQRSDIDWKFVTEKQAKACKGLNKRVSFWPRGKIGGGSSVLNYMLYVRGHRDDYNSWAACVGDPTWRYANVLPYFKRLERVTFPLGEENKSYRGTSGPIPISYKAPPQDPAVAAFLEASASLGFPLNRDYNGGDIEGCSPFQINTEFGRRVTSFQGYLYTGEFEKKETLHALFNTRATKIVFDEKNNVVGVNVVNEKACTEESWGACDVKTIRVNKEVILAAGAIQTPQLLELSGIGGAARLRSLGLDVVADLPAVGENLQDHFYTPRLFTLKKRVPREVLTRLHADAPWVTDAGAASGEETTAAREPSTENQQNAESHRGEETATPPKPNDWLEGGEGEARRASEPEEAAHSPSRFSELLSRLFRLAPSDGEETEPAEEIPLESANRARGTRLTVLAEFFLHAKGILTTSGCDAHLVTGQLMPALDSDRETSDASAVEASFPSSCPGNLRLPDMQIHFFNALPESAALTQFMNLPSVLEQMVGSPLGWGAEEEDAAEAAPTGGDRPQTGTVERGDRRLSARQRAEKTHGAEEVPARGDAGDRLPPEGDEEEERQERMQNEETFATPVLPSGSSHKRKKSFKHTPHGIIMLPVLLHPRSRGFVHVRSANPFQPPLIDPVYFGAERDTKVLIEGLKLIDRLAAARPLRDLIQRELLPTCDAHAEEGRSGLRAPTGGGPQPDWRAPASASASPGNCPLQPPALPSFSSTPFASSCLVAPPPSSSPAHSPSGVPRAPRETGGVAAGAFRFSADHTELCEALSAYKAGRGSYEAAMEKLVRYFTLTLYHPVGTARMGREGHAGGTETHESREASAPRAASGAGEPVEAESGGGAGEGTQRADEVAAGRRDPDRRETDGRAGGNPGRPPDAAAWAIDAVVDSRLRVCGGTCVKGLRVTDASVMPHLPSGNTQAAVMMIAEKAADFLLADWGLADESKHDEKGIDNSGSPQPHPTTPEGA, from the exons ATGCGGCAACAACGGACAGACGGAAATGGCGGGATGGGGCAAGACAAGGGGGAGAACCACACTGGAAATGATGCACACATCGAGATGGACGCAACATGCAAAGATTTCACTCGGTCAACTTCCCATGCGGCAGAGTCAGACCagtctgcgcctcttcccGCTCTCCCTCAGAACAGCACGACAAACCGCGAAACATCAACTGGTTGCGCGTGCTCGCCTTGCTACACTGCGGCACCGTTGGCTCCGAGTTGCTCTTTGGatttctctgcgcgcgttgCATCTTCATCGTCTCTGGCGGTTTCTGTTGGCCATCTCAAGCACGAGAATCACCCGCCAGAGTCAGGGCAGCGTAGAGAATCTTCTGAGAGCCACAGTGGCTCTCCTACGGCTACGGACGGAAACCCGGCCGTGGCATCGCTCTATCCAAAATCGAGCGAGGATATCTCTGATTGGACAGCGATCGCTACGCATCTATTCTTGCTGTTTTTCTTATTTGTAGTTGTCGGGTTgttctttttctcctctccttgGAGTCTGCCTCCGTTTCTCCCATTGCCGTCAATCCATGCCTTGGGGGGTCGCTTTGCGGACTTCTTGCAAGTGGCTGTCTCACTGCCGCAGAGGATTCACAGCTTCTACGTCACCCGCGTCGACCCGACTCCTCTGCGATCGTTCAGCATCGCCTGTTTGGATCCGCGCCAGGTGCCGGCCCCGCTGCGCGTGGACTCACCCCCTTTTCTTGCAGCCGTCCTGTCGCGGCTTTTTCACGTTTATTCCTACTTGCGACAGGCGTTGTCGTGGCCTGGTGCAGTTCCGCTTCCCCTGTGTGAGACGGCGCTTCGCCCGAGCTACGACTTCGTAATTATTGGAAGTGGGACTGCGGGATCTGTCGTCGCGGGAagactcgcctccgcgctggcggctgcgtcgaCTCCCTCGAGTTCCTACGCGGCCTCGGGTGTTTCGTCGGGTGGGTCGGTGCTTCTGATCGAAGCTGGCAGTCTCCCAGATTTGCGTGTCTTCTCCCCGCATGTGATTCCCCTGATGACGCTAGAGAACCAGCGGTCGGATATTGACTGGAAGTTCGTTACCGAGAAACAAGCGAAAGCATGCAAG gGCCTCAACAAAAGAGTGTCGTTCTGGCCCCGGGGGAAAATTGGAGGAGGCTCGAGCGTGTTGAATTACATGCTCTACGTGCGCGGACACCGCGACGATTACAACTCCTGGGCGGCGTGCGTTGGCGACCCCACGTGGCGCTACGCAAACGTGCTCCCCTACTTCAAGAGGCTGGAGCGCGTCACCTTTCCTCTcggagaagaaaacaaaaGCTACAG GGGGACGTCAGGCCCGATTCCGATTTCCTATaaagcgcctccgcaggatcccgccgtcgctgcctttctcgaagcctcggcgtcgctgggTTTTCCGCTGAATCGCGACTACAACGGCGGAGATATCGAGGGCTGCTCCCCGTTTCAGATCAACACCGAGTTCGGGCGGCGAGTCACGTCCTTCCAAGGCTACCTCTACACGGGCGAGttcgagaagaaggagacgctgcatgcgctcttcaacacgcgggcgacgaagatCGTCTTCGATGAAAAAAACAACGTCGTCGGCGTGAACGTGGTGAACGAAAAAGCGTGCACGGAGGAATCGTGGGGGGCCTGCGACGTGAAGACT ATTCGAGTCAACAAAGAAGTGATTCTTGCGGCTGGAGCGATtcagacgccgcagctgctcgagcTCTCAG gcatcggcggcgccgcgcggctccggTCGCTGGGGCTGGACGTTGTCGCGGATCTCCCTGCCGTAGGAGAAAACCTCCAGGACCATTTTTACACGCCGCGCCTGTTCACTCTGAAGAAGCGCGTGCCCCGGGAAGTTCTCACGCGGTTGCATGCGGACGCGCCCTGGGTgacagacgccggcgcggcgtcgggcgaaGAAACAacggccgcgagagagcccTCGACAGAAAATCAGCAAAACGCTGAGAGTcacagaggcgaagaaacTGCGACGCCTCCGAAGCCCAACGACTGGCTCGAGGGGGGTGAAGgtgaggcgagacgcgcctctGAAccagaagaggccgcgcactcgccttcgcgcttctCGGAGCTGCTTTCGAGACTTTTTCGGCTAgcgccgagcgacggcgaggagaccgaaCCCGCCGAGGAGATACCCCTCGAGAGCGCCaatcgcgcgcgcggcaccCGCTTGACTGTACTCGCCGAATTCTTCCTCCACGCAAAGGGCATCCTCACAACCTCAG GCTGCGACGCGCACTTAGTCACAGGGCAGCTGATGCCGGCGCTCGacagcgacagagagacCTCGGATGCTTCGGCAGTCGAGGCGTCTTTCCCGTCCTCGTGCCCGGGCAATCTGAGACTTCCCGACATGCAAATTCACTTTTTCAACG CGCTGCCCGAGAGCGCGGCTTTGACGCAGTTCATGAACCTCCCGTCGGTGCTGGAGCAGATGGTGGGCAGCCCGCTCGGCTGgggagcagaagaagaagatgcgGCGGAAGCCGCACCCACAGGCGGGGACCGCCCGCAGACCGGCACggtggagagaggcgaccgGCGCCTCAGCGCACGGCAGCGTGCAGAAAAGACTCACGGAGCGGAGGAAGTCCCGGCACGCGGTGACGCCGGAGACCGACTTCCCCctgaaggcgacgaagaggaggagcggcagGAGCGCATGCAAAACGAAGAGACATTCGCGACTCCGGTGCTCCCGAGCGGGTCCTCACACAAACGAAAGAAAAGTTTCAAACACACTCCTCACGGCATCATCATGCTCCCCGTCCTTCTTCacccgcgcagccgcggattCGTGCACGTGCGATCAGCAAATCCTTTTCAACCTCCCCTCATCGACCCTGTGTACTTTGGTGCTGAGCGAGACACGAAAGTCCTCATAGAAG GACTAAAACTCATCGAccggctcgccgcagcccgccccCTGCGCGACCTCATCCAGCGAGAGTTGTTACCGACTTGCGACGCGCATGCTGAAGAAGGGAGATCTGGCCTGCGCGCTCCGACAGGAGGGGGACCCCAGCCAGactggcgggcgcctgcctcggctTCTGCCTCACCCGGCAACTGCCCTTTGCAGCCCCCTGCGCTTCCCTCCTTTTCATCGACTCCATTCGCTTCGTCGTGTTTAgtcgctccccccccctcgtcgtctccggcgcACTCTCCTTCTGGagtgccgcgcgcgcctcgggaAACAGGCGgagtcgcggcgggcgcgtttCGCTTTTCTGCCGATCACACAGAGCTCTGCGAGGCACTTTCCGCATATAAGGCGGGCCGCGGAAGCTACGAGGCGGCGATGGAGAAGCTAGTCAGGTACTTCACGCTGACGCTGTATCACCCTGTTGGCACTGCGCGCATGGGCAGGGAAGGACACGCGGGGGGGACTGAGACGCACGAATCTCgagaggcgtcggcgccgcgcgcagcgagcggcgctggcgagcccGTTGAAGCGGAAAGCggtggaggcgcgggcgaggggaCTCAGAGGGCCGACGAAGTCGCCGCGGGGCGAAGAGACCCCGACCGCCGCGAGACGGACGGGCGAGCGGGAGGCAACCCCGGGAGGCccccagacgccgccgcctgggcGATTGACGCCGTAGTGgactcgcggctgcgcgtgtgcggagGGACGTGTGTGAAGGGTCTGCGCGTCACAGACGCTTCAGTGATGCCGCATCTGCCCTCGGGCAACACGCAGGCTGCGGTGATGATGATcgccgagaaggcggcagacTTCCTCCTCGCAGACTGGGGCCTTGCCGACGAAAGCAAACACGATGAAAAAGGAATTGACAACTCAGGCAGTCCGCAGCCGCACCCAACGACCCCCGAAGGCGCCTAA
- a CDS encoding RNA recognition motif 2 protein (encoded by transcript BESB_074880), which produces MGGSIESDPRQHDELRRHLMAQLEYLRSEQGRITQRNVELLQGTECLREQLRHMQRQREIMDRQRLHMEQQLLFMEEQHTTIQQQRAHLGVLQDRIWQKQRELEDLERGPVQIGGATADLAEKFVPVPNGDFLEQAFASFETCASLSTAKQASHEELSRRFCGLYNRLSELSLEDISKRECDTFDERGDCTVAVVDKPNPSCPDSTVFGEADDVGGVEVEEANGATVGLENRAVTDAGSIAIEFARHSGVSLASIADMTKNDAHQFPSPTGETDCNPSVSIAREKEEGDARGQKKKSHGCRSSWRPESANHGTQSGAGAKRKDSLKANTACGSRAINSRGAADEWSGSGAEGLTTVMLRNIPNKYNRKQVMDEVDIKFKGKYNFFYLPIDFVHGCNVGYCFINFVDTGTCQAFKQEFEGKRLNLFRSKKICTVTYGRVQGLRAILDHYFNSAVVQAQDASWRPVVLKEGVEQPWSALHTAFPEIFDSDGRLRSPSGDTAASDSQGSSACSPGRAIGRTLPSGRRRGSKLGVTIEAQRKEMRNLIRGGHHSVHRRVAKGGRSPDRAAWGYKHA; this is translated from the exons ATGGGGGGATCCATTGAAAGTGATCCGCGGCAGCACGACGAACTGCGCAGGCATCTGATGGCACAGCTGGAGTATCTGCGAAGCGAACAGGGGCGCATAACGCAGCGGAACGTCGAGCTTCTCCAGGGGACGGAGTGCCTGCGAGAACAGTTAAGACACATGCAAAGGCAGCGGGAAATTATGGATCGGCAGCGGCTTCACATGGAGCAGCAGCTCTTGTTTATGGAAGAGCAGCATACGACAAtacagcagcagcgggctCACCTTGGCGTGCTCCAAGACCGTATATGGCAAAAACAACGCGAGCTGGAGGACCTGGAACGAGGACCTGTTCAGATAGGAGGCGCGACTGCAGATCTTGCGGAGAAATTCGTACCTGTTCCCAACGGGGACTTTCTTGAACAGGCGTTCGCATCCTTTGAAACGTGTGCCTCATTGAGCACCGCGAAGCAAGCATCTCATGAAGAGCTCAGCCGTCGCTTCTGTGGTTTGTACAACCGTCTGTCAGAACTCTCGTTGGAGGACATCAGCAAGCGCGAGTGCGACACATTCGATGAGAGAGGAGATTGCACCGTGGCTGTCGTAGATAAACCAAACCCTAGTTGCCCTGATTCAACG GTATTCGGGGAAGCTGATGATGTTGGAGGCGTGGAGGTGGAAGAAGCGAATGGCGCGACGGTTGGCCTAGAGAACAGGGCAGTTACT GATGCCGGATCAATTGCTATAGAATTTGCAAGGCACTCAGGGGTTAGCCTCGCCAGTATCGCGGATATGACAAAGAATGACGCGCATCAGTTCCCGTCGCCCACCGGAGAGACCGATTGTAATCCGTCTGTTTCTAttgcgagagagaaggaagaaggcgacgcaaggggacagaagaagaaaagccaCGGCTGCCGAAGCTCCTGGCGTCCAGAATCGGCAAACCATGGGACGCAGAGTGGAGCAGGTGCAAAACGAAAAGATTCCCTTAAAGCAAACACCGCTTGTGGTTCCCGGGCAATCAATTCCAGGGGAGCAGCAGACGAGTGGAGTGGCAGTGGGGCGGAAGGCCTGACAACAGTCATGCTGAGAAACATTCCGAACAAGTATAACCGCAAACAGGTGATGGATGAAGTCGATATCAAGTTCAAGGGGAAATACAACTTTTTTTACTTGCCAATCGACTTCGTCCACGGTTGTAACGTCGGCTATTGCTTCATCAACTTTGTCGACACTGGAACATGCCAAGCGTTCAAACAAGAATTTGAGGGGAAGCGGCTGAATCTGTTCCGGTCGAAGAAGATATGCACA GTCACGTATGGTAGAGTGCAGGGCCTTAGGGCGATCCTGGATCACTATTTCAACTCTGCAGTAGTGCAAGCTCAGGATGCGTCTTGGCGACCTGTCGTTCTCAAAGAGGGTGTTGAACAGCCTTGGTCAGCACTGCATACAGCATTTCCGGAAATCTTTGATAGCGACGGGCGTCTGCGTTCGCCTAGCGGTGACACCGCAGCATCAGATTCCCAGGGGAGTTCGGCGTGCAGCCCTGGCAGAGCCATTGGTCGTACGCTTCCCTCTGGGAGACGTAGGGGAAGTAAACTTGGTGTAACAATCGAGGCTCAGCGGAAGGAGATGCGCAACCTGATAAGGGGAGGGCATCACAGTGTTCACAGAAGAGTAGCAAAAGGAGGCAGGTCTCCCGACCGAGCAGCGTGGGGGTACAAACATGCGTGA